The nucleotide sequence TTCGACTCAAATTAAATCAAATATCAACAGCCTTTAAGTAGATCAATATCTTATTGATTTCCGTACCTCAATAATTGCGTTGCCATCCCAGATATAGTCATAGTGTCCTGCCTGGACGGGAATGGTTAAGGCTGGTGGCCTAAAGATTGCCAGACATTTAGCATTCTCAGTTCTTACGCTAGGGTAGATTAAACCCCATTCATTGCGTTGTTTTATTTCACGACCCAATTCCTGGCTTTTTCCATAAGACTTAATATCTGCTACTAGATAGTCTTGATAGCGATTGTGGCAGAGATCGACTAGGCTTTTAGTCACATGGGCAGTATATTCTCTCATTTGGACTATACACGGTGGCTCCTTTGATGCGGCTAAAAAAACTTCGCGATGAAATTTAGTTTCGGCAATCGCTGTTCTGGTTGAGTCCCCAGCGTAATAAATGCCATAAGAGGTGCCATCACTGAAGCGCGAAATGCCGAAATGGGTAAAAGCCGCCATTAGTGGAGTAGATCCAGACCCACCGACCCAATCTTCTTTGGCTACCAGTGAAATATAACCGTATTCTGTTGTTAAACGATCATTAGTAAGCCCTTCCAGATAGGCAATCTGCTCCAGCTCTTCTGGCGATTCGGCCCAATCGAAAAAGCTTACTGGTGGATATCTGGATGGAACAAGGCGATGTGTTTTATCCTTAAAATCTATATAGTTAAACATTCCTTATTAATACCCTCGCCAAAAATCTAAAAATCTACGTACCTCTGCAAGTCTCATGAGGCTTCCTTCCATCATATAAGTTTTTGGAGTAATGCCATTAAAAGGCGGCAAGGTATTTTCCCTATTAATCCAGGATAAAGCTTGGCTACTGTCAATAAATAAAATTCGCAGATCTTTATAGATCCCTAATAGTAAAGAAATACGTTCTTTTTCATCACGACTTAGGTTCCCATTATAGCTTTTGATTCCTTTATAGTAAGAGGAGGCAGGCATATCGCCCATCAATTTCAGTGCTTCTTCTTTACTAAAATTAAACCTTTCTACCAGATTTTTAAGGGCTTTCCATATGACTTCATTAGGTACTGCTAATGACACTTGCGCTGAAGTTTTCATAAGAACCTTTTCTTTAAATATACTTTATTATTGTCTAATTTTAGATTTTTGTCTAATTCTAGATTAATAATTTTTATTGACTACTGAAATAGCAAATTGTATTTACAACTTTCCATTGGTCTAATTTTTTTTATTTGTGCTGTTAATTAAAGCATGCAACAATGGTTGAAGGTACTACGGGCAAAAAGGACAAGCGTATGAAACAATATATCTGGTTCCATCCT is from Legionella donaldsonii and encodes:
- a CDS encoding RES family NAD+ phosphorylase, giving the protein MFNYIDFKDKTHRLVPSRYPPVSFFDWAESPEELEQIAYLEGLTNDRLTTEYGYISLVAKEDWVGGSGSTPLMAAFTHFGISRFSDGTSYGIYYAGDSTRTAIAETKFHREVFLAASKEPPCIVQMREYTAHVTKSLVDLCHNRYQDYLVADIKSYGKSQELGREIKQRNEWGLIYPSVRTENAKCLAIFRPPALTIPVQAGHYDYIWDGNAIIEVRKSIRY
- a CDS encoding antitoxin Xre-like helix-turn-helix domain-containing protein; the protein is MKTSAQVSLAVPNEVIWKALKNLVERFNFSKEEALKLMGDMPASSYYKGIKSYNGNLSRDEKERISLLLGIYKDLRILFIDSSQALSWINRENTLPPFNGITPKTYMMEGSLMRLAEVRRFLDFWRGY